One part of the Mangrovibacillus cuniculi genome encodes these proteins:
- the dat gene encoding D-amino-acid transaminase, protein MTLYLWNDQLVDKNQIKIDIEDRGYQFGDGVYEVVKVYNGALFTAKEHLTRLGQSMQKIGMETPFDLSNLHRLLEELVEKNGLQDGMIYLQVTRGTHARQHWFPPADTPVVVTGYTKEMPRPASLMEKGVKAHITDDIRWLRCDIKSLNLLGNVLAKQEATKHDAFEAVLHRDGTVTEGSSSNLYMVKNDVIYTHPATNLILNGITRQVLLAVCRKAGLTVVEKPFTLDELRLADECFLTSTTSEVMPIVQIDNDLVSSGEVGPITRKCQSLFTSLIEQSCLV, encoded by the coding sequence ATGACATTATATCTTTGGAATGACCAATTGGTAGATAAGAACCAAATTAAGATTGATATAGAGGACCGCGGGTATCAGTTTGGAGATGGGGTTTACGAAGTAGTAAAGGTGTATAATGGTGCCCTTTTTACCGCGAAAGAACATCTTACGAGACTTGGTCAAAGTATGCAAAAGATAGGGATGGAGACGCCCTTTGATTTAAGTAATTTACATCGCCTTTTAGAAGAACTAGTCGAGAAGAATGGTTTGCAGGATGGGATGATTTACTTGCAGGTAACTCGTGGAACACATGCGAGACAACACTGGTTCCCACCTGCTGATACGCCTGTTGTTGTAACGGGATATACGAAAGAGATGCCTAGACCGGCATCTTTAATGGAGAAAGGTGTAAAGGCACATATAACAGATGATATTCGATGGTTACGTTGTGATATTAAAAGCTTAAACCTTTTAGGGAATGTCCTTGCTAAGCAAGAAGCTACGAAGCATGACGCTTTCGAAGCGGTATTACATCGTGATGGTACTGTTACAGAAGGCTCGTCTTCTAATCTTTACATGGTGAAAAATGATGTAATTTATACGCATCCTGCTACAAATTTAATTTTAAACGGGATTACCAGACAAGTGTTGTTGGCAGTATGTAGGAAAGCTGGTCTAACAGTTGTGGAGAAGCCTTTCACTTTAGATGAGTTACGTTTAGCAGACGAGTGTTTCTTAACGAGTACGACATCTGAAGTAATGCCGATTGTACAAATTGATAACGACTTAGTTTCAAGTGGGGAAGTTGGTCCAATTACAAGAAAGTGCCAATCGTTATTCACTTCATTAATTGAGCAATCTTGTTTAGTTTAA
- the pepV gene encoding dipeptidase PepV codes for MDWQKEVEKRKDQLIEDLRGLLAIRSVLDESTATEDAPFGPEVKKALTYMLDLGKRDGYETEEVENVAGHLEMGQGEESVGILCHVDIVPEGEGWSYPPFEGVIDNERIYARGAIDDKGPTMAAYYAMNIIKELGFTLNKRVRMIIGTDEESEWRCVNTYFKEEEMPTIGFAPDADFPIIHAEKGLVDMVVNIPGSEVNNGELALLSFQSGQRFNMVPDRAKAILSGEERTTHWLQMFRDYLEENKLTGGVEVENGHIVLTVEGVSAHAMEPENGVNAGLHLANILAKLPLDEGGQKFVGFLSSSFFGQSRGQGIGFRYSDDITGDLTVNIGTMSYNKESGGKVGVNMRYPVTFEFLPQFDQWKKEVEALSYTLSLKTHMTPHHVAKDDPFIQTLSKVYEEQTGEKAELLTIGGGTYARSLETGVAFGAMFPGRPDVAHQKDEYMELEDLWKATAIYAQAIYELAVEK; via the coding sequence ATGGATTGGCAAAAAGAAGTAGAAAAACGAAAAGATCAGTTGATTGAAGATTTACGAGGATTGTTAGCAATCCGTAGTGTGCTAGACGAATCAACAGCCACAGAAGATGCACCATTCGGACCAGAAGTGAAAAAAGCTCTTACATATATGCTTGATTTAGGAAAACGAGATGGCTATGAAACAGAAGAAGTAGAAAATGTTGCTGGACACTTAGAGATGGGACAAGGAGAAGAAAGTGTTGGAATCCTCTGTCACGTAGATATTGTTCCAGAAGGAGAAGGTTGGTCTTATCCTCCGTTTGAAGGTGTCATAGACAATGAACGCATTTATGCTCGTGGTGCAATTGATGATAAAGGTCCAACGATGGCAGCATATTACGCAATGAACATTATCAAAGAACTAGGATTCACATTGAATAAACGAGTTCGAATGATTATTGGTACTGATGAGGAAAGTGAATGGCGTTGCGTGAATACATATTTTAAAGAAGAGGAAATGCCAACTATTGGTTTTGCTCCAGACGCTGACTTTCCAATCATACATGCGGAAAAAGGATTAGTTGACATGGTGGTAAATATTCCAGGTAGTGAAGTAAACAACGGTGAACTTGCTTTACTTTCCTTCCAATCAGGTCAACGATTTAATATGGTACCTGATCGTGCGAAGGCTATCCTAAGTGGAGAAGAGAGAACTACACATTGGTTACAAATGTTCCGTGATTATTTAGAAGAAAATAAATTAACGGGTGGTGTAGAAGTAGAAAATGGTCATATTGTTTTAACCGTAGAAGGAGTTTCTGCCCATGCAATGGAGCCAGAAAATGGGGTGAATGCAGGATTACATTTAGCGAACATTTTAGCTAAACTTCCATTAGATGAAGGTGGACAAAAATTTGTAGGGTTCCTATCATCTTCATTTTTCGGTCAAAGTAGAGGACAGGGAATAGGTTTCCGTTACTCAGATGATATTACTGGTGATCTAACTGTAAACATTGGTACGATGAGTTACAATAAAGAATCAGGTGGCAAGGTAGGAGTAAATATGCGCTACCCTGTTACATTTGAGTTTTTACCTCAGTTTGACCAATGGAAGAAGGAAGTAGAAGCGCTATCTTACACGTTGTCTTTAAAGACGCACATGACACCTCACCACGTAGCAAAGGACGATCCATTTATTCAAACGCTGTCTAAGGTGTATGAAGAGCAAACAGGTGAAAAAGCAGAGTTACTAACAATTGGTGGGGGAACATATGCACGTTCTCTGGAAACAGGAGTTGCTTTTGGTGCCATGTTCCCTGGTCGTCCAGATGTTGCTCATCAGAAAGATGAATATATGGAATTAGAAGATTTATGGAAAGCGACAGCCATTTATGCGCAAGCAATTTATGAATTAGCAGTAGAAAAATAA